In Chitinophaga nivalis, a single genomic region encodes these proteins:
- the gwsS gene encoding grasp-with-spasm system SPASM domain peptide maturase yields MAIRISQVKEKYLYLYANCYPVKGYTRTMICDLQLKKLYFVDNTYFTILTELRTHTIGEVADMLEDEADYAEYEKFIRYLLNKELAAIVDDLDVFPPISMEWDHPAIITNSIIDIRDEFPDFQKIFTQLDELGCHAIQIRAFTHLSPRHITAILALTSGKNFRSVQLLFGYKKEKTGFTSLSKIAIKYPIAALVVYDTPDEAYRKNNAAATKPPNLTYLKQDITSCESCGIINLESLQVPSLQGFIENITLNSCLNRKISIDEQGEIKNCPSMKKSYGNIKNTTLKSVIDHTNISALWPINKDAIEVCKDCEYRYICTDCRAYTTHSDNLYAKPAKCKYDPYTAKWSN; encoded by the coding sequence ACTATGATATGCGACCTGCAACTCAAAAAGTTGTATTTCGTCGACAATACTTATTTCACCATCCTCACAGAATTGCGTACACACACGATCGGTGAGGTAGCTGATATGCTGGAAGATGAGGCAGACTATGCAGAATACGAAAAATTTATCCGGTATCTGCTCAACAAAGAGCTGGCGGCTATTGTAGACGATCTGGATGTCTTTCCTCCCATCAGTATGGAATGGGATCATCCTGCTATCATCACTAATTCCATCATTGATATCAGAGATGAATTTCCCGATTTTCAGAAAATATTCACCCAACTGGATGAACTGGGTTGTCATGCTATACAGATACGCGCCTTTACCCATCTATCCCCCCGGCACATCACAGCTATACTTGCCTTAACATCCGGGAAAAATTTCAGATCTGTTCAACTGCTCTTTGGTTATAAAAAAGAAAAAACTGGTTTTACCAGCTTAAGTAAAATCGCTATAAAATATCCAATCGCCGCTTTAGTTGTTTATGATACCCCTGATGAAGCCTACCGGAAAAACAATGCTGCTGCCACGAAGCCTCCCAATCTGACTTACTTAAAACAGGACATTACCTCCTGTGAAAGCTGTGGCATCATTAATCTGGAATCATTACAGGTGCCTTCTTTACAAGGGTTCATTGAAAACATTACCCTTAACAGTTGCCTGAACAGAAAGATTTCTATTGACGAACAAGGAGAAATAAAGAATTGTCCGTCTATGAAGAAAAGTTATGGCAATATCAAAAACACGACGCTTAAATCCGTTATTGACCATACCAACATCAGTGCACTTTGGCCTATAAACAAAGATGCCATTGAAGTCTGTAAGGATTGTGAATATCGGTATATTTGTACCGACTGCCGGGCATATACCACCCATTCCGACAACTTGTATGCCAAGCCAGCAAAATGTAAATATGACCCTTACACAGCAAAATGGAGCAACTAG
- a CDS encoding DUF6624 domain-containing protein, which produces MHPITWAQAPDSYFNLISKADTAYRLKDYATAAHLNKRAFDIIKDRDIKEVIYQVAYNTVCYYTLASEPDTAFTLLQQIVPDHNFIPYHDQLASDPDLTLLHTDKRWKKLAAAARKTKQVFEATLNKPLVATLATIHEDDQHYRLQLNDIVKKYGTQSPEYKNQWVLIKEKDSANLVKINSILDQYGWQGPEKIGFQGSQTLFLVIQHADIATQLKYLPLLQQAVKNGQSLPSNLALLEDRTRLRQGKKQRYGSQITIDNKSGQSYVQPLEDPDHVDERRATVGLAPMATYLSQSFQLTWDVEQYKKMLPEIEAKLKRPVNGQ; this is translated from the coding sequence ATGCATCCTATCACCTGGGCACAAGCCCCGGACAGCTACTTTAACCTGATCAGCAAAGCGGATACTGCTTATCGGCTGAAAGATTATGCCACCGCCGCTCATTTAAATAAAAGGGCTTTTGATATCATTAAGGACCGTGACATAAAAGAAGTCATTTATCAGGTAGCTTATAATACGGTTTGTTACTATACACTGGCAAGCGAACCAGATACCGCATTTACCCTCTTACAACAGATAGTACCTGATCACAACTTCATTCCTTATCACGATCAACTTGCCTCAGATCCGGATTTAACACTGCTGCATACCGATAAACGCTGGAAAAAACTGGCAGCAGCCGCGCGAAAAACCAAACAAGTATTTGAGGCCACCTTAAACAAACCGCTGGTAGCAACACTGGCGACCATTCATGAAGATGATCAGCATTACAGACTTCAACTAAATGATATTGTAAAAAAATATGGCACCCAATCACCGGAATATAAAAACCAATGGGTGCTCATTAAAGAAAAAGATAGCGCTAACCTAGTTAAGATAAATAGCATCCTGGATCAATATGGCTGGCAAGGTCCTGAAAAAATCGGGTTCCAGGGCAGTCAAACCCTCTTTCTGGTTATTCAGCACGCAGATATAGCCACCCAGTTGAAATACCTCCCATTACTACAACAAGCAGTTAAAAACGGGCAATCACTACCCAGTAACCTGGCCTTGCTGGAAGACAGAACCAGACTGCGGCAAGGAAAAAAACAACGGTATGGCAGTCAGATCACGATAGACAACAAAAGCGGGCAATCCTATGTACAACCACTGGAAGATCCCGATCACGTAGACGAAAGGCGGGCTACTGTTGGATTAGCACCAATGGCTACCTATTTAAGTCAAAGTTTTCAATTAACATGGGATGTGGAACAATACAAAAAAATGCTGCCGGAGATCGAAGCCAAGTTGAAGCGGCCAGTGAATGGGCAGTAG